TCCATACTTGCAGAATTCTCCAAAGAAGCCTCTTTAGATTGGCCATTTTCTTTAACATTGTCAGGCTGTTCAATTTGTTTTGATTTTGTTTCGTTAGATGCATAATCAGATTTATGAACAAAAACAAGCTTCCCATTCAGAAGCTTACCTTCCAAAGATTCTTTTCCGGCAATTTTAAAATCAATCTCTGATTGTTGACTATGTTGATTCTTCCTGATATTTTCATGTACCGGTTTATCAATTTTTATATTTGAAAAGTCGGCATCTTTAGTTTTAATCTCAACAGAATGCCCGTTGTTATCTTTTCCCATAATAATTCCCTGAGTTGTTTTTACATCAGCACTGCTTACAGCGTCAGGCTGCTTTTCTGCTGCATTGATGTTATAAGCACCAGCAGGGGCCTTTTGTTGAGTTTTTATAATCTCTGATTCAGGATGATCCCCTAATACCGCAGACTTTTGGTTTTGCTTAATGCCCGGGTATTCACTGACGGAAGAAAATTTCTGATTCTCTCTATTTATGCCATTCTCCGCATTCTGCCCCTCTCCTGTTTTCCTGTTTAATCGGCCAACATTATTTTTTCTGCCTTTGTTTATCAAATGGGCCGGATTCTTTTTCTGTGCGGCATTTTTCTTAACATGAATAGAGTCCAACCTTTTTTTATTTACTAAACGGGGTATTTGATTAGAGATATCGGTTTCAGTACTATTACGTAACGGAGTTATTTTACTCGTATTAATCACTGAAGTTGAATTTTGCACACCAGCATCATGTTCACCTTCTGTAAAAATATCAGCATTTAAAACAGAATCCTCCGCCCCCTCTTTTAACTGTTTTATATCGGTCTTTTGCCTCTCTTGTACAGGCGTATTTACGATTTTTCTCTCTTTTACAGAATTGTTTTCTACAGAGATCTTTGTACCATGCATTCCTTTTGTCTTATTAACCAGGCTGGATTTACCTGAGGAAGGTTTATTCCCGGTTATTTTTTTCACATTGGTATTTTCTCCAGGCTTCTGAAACCCTCCTGCTATATATAGTCTTATTTCTTTTTCTGATTTTATATTTTCATTTATTTCTGAAAATTTTATTTTTGATTTACCCTGAACCATACTTTCAGTACGTTCGCCTTTTTCTTTTACGGAAAACAGAATGGCAAACAGATTACCAAATGCCGACAATTCCGGATTTTGTCCCGGTATTTTTACGGCTGAATTCTTTATGTTCCTGTTTCCCGCCGAAAAAATAGAAAACAAAGAGGACTTTGAAATCAATTGTGAATTCATTTTTTACTTCCCGCTCATTTTTCTTGTTATTCTTGCTGCAAGTCCCGGATCAAAATTCGCAATAACTTTAGCAGCATTTCTCTGCCGCATTTTAAATAAAATATTAATAATTTCGTCATCCTTCAATTTTGTTAAGATAGGCGCTGCCTGTTCCGGCCTCATTGATTCATAAATTTTAGCAAGTTTTCTTATTCCCGCTCCATTACCTGCCAATACTTTCTTTTTTTGAATACGGTCAAGAGAATCTTTTTCTGCATCTCTTTTTTTTTGATAAGCAACTACTTCCTCTGCAACAGCTCCGGCAATGCCCTTATACTCCCTCATCTGTTTTTTCCATGCATCACGTTCCATTGCTACTTTCTGAATAGTCTGGTCAAGAGAATCGCGCTCTTTAGAAAGCTGTTTTATTCTTGCAATATTAGCATTTTCCTCCTGTGCTTGACGTTTAAAAATTGCAAGATATGCTCGCAACTTGTTCTTCTTGAACTCGTTCCACTCTTCTTGATTAGCAGTTATATTCTTTTGTGGGGACGATACGGTATCTACAATATCAGCATTTAGTGTATCTGAAAGTTGCAGGGGAAACTGCGTCGAATCCATTTCAACTTTTACCATAGTGTTTTCAGGATTCACGTTACTTGCAATATCTGTATAATTTTTAATCACAAAAAACCAAACACTGAACAAAGCGATTAAAAAACTTATTACAACAAAAAATATTAATCCTGGCATGTTTCCCAATTTGCCTTTTTCCGATACCATCACCTTTATTACTCCATTCTTATTTCGGTCTTCTATCATCTTTCTTTCTATTTTCTGTTATCTCATTTTTCTACTCTTAAGTATTTATCTTTATCAGTTCCCCTCGTGCAGATTTTACTGCACCTACTTCATCAAGAAAAGTCTGTTCCTCTTTAATCACATCTTTATTATAATCAACTAATTTATTTTCTCTGAGCTTTTCAAGTATTTTTTTATCTTTTACTGTTTCAACAAGATCATTACGCCTTCTCCCGGCTTCTTTAATCTTAATCTCAACTGTATCTTTCTGTTTCTCAATATCTTTTCTCAGTTTATCAATGTACCTTAAAATTTGATTCGCATCAGATGCGTTAATCGGGCCACTCTCCTTTAATTCATTAAACATAGTAATGTATCTTATTTTATTATCAATCAATTTCTCCAGCTTTTTCTTCTCTATCTTCACATGTCTTTTGGCTTCCGCCAACTCCTGCATTTTCTTTTTTTCAATGCTTTTTTTAACGTCAATAACTCTTTGAAGTTTAAATAAAAACTTCTTCATAAACTGCTTCCGCTCTATTTAAGTACTTCATCCAGGGATTTCAAAGTATTTTCATACTCGGCTTTTTCGTAGATATCCTGCTTTAAAAAACTATTTATTCCCTCGATATGGCCTAAAGCCTTATCAATCCCGGGATTGCTCCCGGAAACATATGCACCTATATTAACAAGATCTTCCGCCTCCCGGTATGTCGCGAGTATCTCAATAACATCTCTTGCCGATTTTCGGTGCTCAGTTGATACAACATCGCCCATAACTCTGCTTACGCTTTCAAGCACATCAATCGCAGGATAATGGCTCATTGATGCCAGTTTACGTGAAAGCACAATATGTCCGTCAAGTATTGATCTTACTGCATCTGCAACAGGCTCATTCATGTCATCACTCTCAACAAGTACAGTATAGAGGCCTGTAATACTGCCGACAGAGCCTGTACCGGCCCTCTCGAGCAATTTTGGCAGCAGGGTAAATACTGACGGAGTATATCCTTTGGATGTAGGTGGTTCTCCGACTGCAAGGCCTATCTCTCTCTGGGCCATAGCAAATCTGGTAACAGAATCCATCATGAGCATAACTTTAAGCCCCTGGTCACGGAAATATTCAGCTATTGTTGTCGCCACGAGCGCACCTTTAATTCGTAATATTGCAGCCTGATCCGATGTAACAACAACCACTACCGATCTTTTAAGGCCTTCGGGGCCTAAATCCCTCTCAATAAATTCCCGTACTTCCCTTCCCCTCTCTCCTATCAAAGCAATAACATTAACATCAGCATTTGTATTACGTGCTATCATACCGAGAAGGATACTTTTACCAACGCCGCTTCCTGCGAATATTCCCATCCTCTGTCCCTCACCACAGGTTAAAAGCCCGTCAATAGACCTGATTCCTGTTGCTATGGGCGACTCTATTCTCCGCCTGAAAAGAGGGCTTGGGGGATCGCTGTGTATTGCTCGCTTAATATCAGTATTAACAGGGCCTTTTTCATCAATCGGATTTCCAAGACCGTCTATTATTCTTCCAAGAAGATTATTTCCAACAGGTACTGAAACCGGTTCCCTGCACGGCACGACTTCAGATTCCGTACTAATCCCGTTTATCTGGCCAAAGGGCATTAACAGAAGATTCGCTCCTCTAAGGCCCACTACTTCCGCTCTGATTCTGCGTGATTCATCTTTTGATATTATCCAGCATGTATCTCCTATTGTAAGAGCAGGCCCAATTGATTCCACTACAACCCCTACAACACGGCTTACTCTTCCTATCATTCTAACAGGAGAAGAATCTCCAATAAGGTCGATGTATCTTTCCAGTCTCGGGAGGACTTCATTTTGTGTTTCAATGCTCATTTTGATTACTCCCGAGCAGCCTCTCTGCAATCTCTTCAAGCTGCACATTAATGCGTGCATCAACAATGCCGGAATCACCCTCTATTATACAGCCGCCCTGTTCAATTGAGCTGTCTTCCTTAACATCAAATTGTTTTATAGATAATGATTCAGGCGAGATATCACTAATCACTTTTACATCAGCAGGATTCAGCCTTATAGCAATCCGTCTTTTGTCTTCCACTGCTTTAAGCGCATCTTTTGCGATCAACTTTACAATTCCATGATCAATTGATATTTCCCGCCTTATTATTGTACTTGCAACAGTTATTGCAAGAGCAGCAATTGTCCTGTCTGCTTCGAAATACTGATCATCTCTCATCCTGTCCAGTTCACTAATCATAGCCTTTATTGACGACATTGTCTCTTTTAATTCATCTCTGCATTCCTGGAAACCGATTTTCTTACCATCCTCAAAACCCACTTGGTATGCAGCCTCACTCCTCTCCTGCCACTGCTGTTCGGCCTCGCTATTTCCGATGCTGCCCGGAGTAAAATTGCTGTTTCTTGTTCGTTTCCTACCCTGAGGTTCATAGGATTCAACCCTGACCCCTGTAATACGCCTGTCAATTTTAACTGTAAAATCAGACAATTATCTCCTCTTTCCCGCCGGGAGTTGCAAGAACGACTTCTCCGTCCTCATCAAGCTTTCTTACAATGTCAACTATCTTCTGTTGGGCTTTTTCAACATCACGAAGCTTGACAGGGCCCATAAATTCCATCTCTTCTTTAATCATCTTTGATGCTCTCTCAGAAACATTCGACAGTATTTTGGCTTTCATATCATCGCTTGCACCTTTAAGCGCAAGGCTGAGTTCCTTCATGTCAACATCTTTAAGTACTCTCTGAATGGATCTGTCGTCAAGCATAAGAAGGTCCTCAAATACAAACATTAGATTTTTAATCTCAGCTGATAACTCAGGATCCCTCTGGCTTAAAGTCTGCAGTACGCCCTTTTCAACTGACTGGCCTGCAAGATTTAAAATTCCAGCCGCAGCTTTTACACCTCCGATAGGATTGCCGCTTACATTAAATTCAACTCTGCTCTCAAGTACTCTCTCAACCTCTTTAATATAATCTGTTGAAACCCTGTCCATAGTTGCAAAACGATACATTACATCATTTCTTAATTCAGTAGGTAAATTTCCTAAAAGGTTGGCAGCTTGTTCGGGATCCAGCTGAGTCAGAACAAGAGCTATAGTCTGAGGATGTTCCTTCTGCATAAAATTTATAAGCTGTTCCGCATCCAATTTTTTTAAAATATTAAACCCTCGGATTTCCATAGAACGTTGTACTTTTTTAATAACTTCAAGAGCTTTTGCGCTTCCCAACGCTTCTTCCAGAACTTCTTTGGCATACTCAAGCCCGCCTACTGCAATATACTCCTGGGCAATTACCATCTGCCTGAACTCAGCTTTTATTGAATCAACAAGATCCGAAGGCACGCTTTCAAGCGCTGCAATTTCACGGGTGATTCTCTCGACTTCCTCTTCAGTAAGCTCTTTTAAAACCGGAGCTGCTGCTTTTGAACCCATTGCGACAATTAGAACCGCAGCTTTTTTTACACCATCAATTTTATTATTAAGCGTTTCATGCATAATCACTATTCCTCAAGCATCCAATAACGGACAAGCCTCGCTGCCATGCCTGGCTTGTCTTCAACAAAATTAGTTATCTGTTTCATTAACTTTGCACTCTCAATTGTTTCAGGCGGAGCATTCGCTTCTATATTTGGTACTATCATATCCTGCTGGTCTATACCTAAAGACCTGCTGCTATGCCCATACCCTTGAGAAGGAACGGAAATCTTGATTTTTGAAAGTTTTGATTTTAAAATGAACAGCATTATAAGAATAACAATTACAGGAAAAGCTTTCTGCCCGATACCAAACCAGAATTCAGGCCTGGAAAAGTTTGAAGGTTCATTTACTATCTCGGGTTTATCCCCCTGTTCAAACATCATATTCTGAATCTCAATCTTGTCATTTCTATCAGGATTGAACCCCACTGCATTTTGGACAACTCCTTTTAACAGAGAAAGCTCTTCCGGGTTTCGCGGCTTGTATTTCACAGTCTCTGCACCATTACTATCCGTAACTTTCTCTTCCTTTCCGTCAACCAGAACTGCTACGGAAATTCTCTTTATATTCCCGCCCGAATCAATAATTCTTTCTACGGTCTTGGGTACCTTATAATTTGTAATGGAATGCTCAAGCTGTCCTTTTCCGTTACTTGCCGATGAAGTATTGGACGAATTAGCTTCATCAGTACGCTCCTCACTTAAAATCGCAACATTTTCAGGGTCATACTTTTCTTCTGTTCGGTCTACCCTTTTAAAATTCAGTTCTGCACTTACTCTTACAATAGATTTACCCTGGCCCAGTACTGCATCTAACATTGTCTGAGCCTTTTTCTGAAGGTTCGATTCAACCTGCCTCTGTACTTCCATTTGGCCGGAACTCATTCCTGCAACTGTACCATCCTTCCATTGATTTGAAAGAATATTCCCTCTGGAATCAATAACAGTGACATTCTCAGCGCGCAGCCCTTCAACACTTGCAGCAACCAAATTCGTAATTCCCGCAACCTGATTACGCCCTAATCTTACATTAGGTTTGACACGTATAGCTATTGATGCAGTCGGATCTTTCTGATCCTCCTGGAACAGCCTTTCATGAGGAATAACAACATGCACTCTTGCATATTCTACTCCGTCTATACCCATTATGGTTCTTGCAAGCTCACCTTCAAGTGCCCTTCCATAATTAATCTTCTGCACGAAATCCGAGATGCCAATACTCTTCTGGTCAAATATCTCATATCCTACACTTCCGCTTGAGGGCAGCCCCTCACTTGCAAGCTTCATTCTCCATTCATATACCTGAGAAGAAGGGACAAATACCGCAGTACCGCCGGATTTTATTTCGTACGGAATGTTGCCTGTTTTAAGAGATTCAACAATTTTATCAGCTTCTTTCAGGTCAAGATTATTAAACAGAAGTGCATAGTCAGGCCTTGTCGCCCATTTCATCAGCAGTGAAACTCCGATAATCAATCCGATCAGAGTTGTTGCTATTGTCAATTTCTCACCAATGGACATACGCCCAAAGGAAATTATAAACCTCTTCCAGAAACTTTGCATATCAGCCATAACATTACTCCGTTTTCATTAAACCTGCATGCGCATCATTTCCTGATATGCTTCGAGAAGCTTATTTCGGATTTCCACAACAAGCTCCAGGCTTATATTTGCTTTCTCTGCAGCAATCATTACGTCATGAATATTATCAACCTTCCCTGCAGCCAAATCCTGTACCTGTTTTCCTGAGTCATTCAACAGGTTGTTTACAT
The window above is part of the bacterium genome. Proteins encoded here:
- a CDS encoding flagellar hook-length control protein FliK translates to MNSQLISKSSLFSIFSAGNRNIKNSAVKIPGQNPELSAFGNLFAILFSVKEKGERTESMVQGKSKIKFSEINENIKSEKEIRLYIAGGFQKPGENTNVKKITGNKPSSGKSSLVNKTKGMHGTKISVENNSVKERKIVNTPVQERQKTDIKQLKEGAEDSVLNADIFTEGEHDAGVQNSTSVINTSKITPLRNSTETDISNQIPRLVNKKRLDSIHVKKNAAQKKNPAHLINKGRKNNVGRLNRKTGEGQNAENGINRENQKFSSVSEYPGIKQNQKSAVLGDHPESEIIKTQQKAPAGAYNINAAEKQPDAVSSADVKTTQGIIMGKDNNGHSVEIKTKDADFSNIKIDKPVHENIRKNQHSQQSEIDFKIAGKESLEGKLLNGKLVFVHKSDYASNETKSKQIEQPDNVKENGQSKEASLENSASMENMHLQSADVKKSGFSSRKINTTPQGIRSNENINTGEGDLKIRNAAREISDVKGTSPLPAERPLIIQTTRAIVNMNSTGETKLTIMLTPPAMGKMKIELKSNKDGVDVKLIVEIKEVKGIMDSAVSDMKEAISKNGVNLRNVFVELTPDQQNDKDFGDSLHSNRDSQNFNHGRGSSHGKAENRPFSDDKSEKDYTRYFGYNSMEIIA
- the fliF gene encoding flagellar M-ring protein FliF: MADMQSFWKRFIISFGRMSIGEKLTIATTLIGLIIGVSLLMKWATRPDYALLFNNLDLKEADKIVESLKTGNIPYEIKSGGTAVFVPSSQVYEWRMKLASEGLPSSGSVGYEIFDQKSIGISDFVQKINYGRALEGELARTIMGIDGVEYARVHVVIPHERLFQEDQKDPTASIAIRVKPNVRLGRNQVAGITNLVAASVEGLRAENVTVIDSRGNILSNQWKDGTVAGMSSGQMEVQRQVESNLQKKAQTMLDAVLGQGKSIVRVSAELNFKRVDRTEEKYDPENVAILSEERTDEANSSNTSSASNGKGQLEHSITNYKVPKTVERIIDSGGNIKRISVAVLVDGKEEKVTDSNGAETVKYKPRNPEELSLLKGVVQNAVGFNPDRNDKIEIQNMMFEQGDKPEIVNEPSNFSRPEFWFGIGQKAFPVIVILIMLFILKSKLSKIKISVPSQGYGHSSRSLGIDQQDMIVPNIEANAPPETIESAKLMKQITNFVEDKPGMAARLVRYWMLEE
- the fliE gene encoding flagellar hook-basal body complex protein FliE, with translation MEIQPISQQNNQINNSGAGGSVKDKSFKSTINSFLTDVNNLLNDSGKQVQDLAAGKVDNIHDVMIAAEKANISLELVVEIRNKLLEAYQEMMRMQV
- the fliG gene encoding flagellar motor switch protein FliG → MHETLNNKIDGVKKAAVLIVAMGSKAAAPVLKELTEEEVERITREIAALESVPSDLVDSIKAEFRQMVIAQEYIAVGGLEYAKEVLEEALGSAKALEVIKKVQRSMEIRGFNILKKLDAEQLINFMQKEHPQTIALVLTQLDPEQAANLLGNLPTELRNDVMYRFATMDRVSTDYIKEVERVLESRVEFNVSGNPIGGVKAAAGILNLAGQSVEKGVLQTLSQRDPELSAEIKNLMFVFEDLLMLDDRSIQRVLKDVDMKELSLALKGASDDMKAKILSNVSERASKMIKEEMEFMGPVKLRDVEKAQQKIVDIVRKLDEDGEVVLATPGGKEEIIV
- the fliJ gene encoding flagellar export protein FliJ, giving the protein MKKFLFKLQRVIDVKKSIEKKKMQELAEAKRHVKIEKKKLEKLIDNKIRYITMFNELKESGPINASDANQILRYIDKLRKDIEKQKDTVEIKIKEAGRRRNDLVETVKDKKILEKLRENKLVDYNKDVIKEEQTFLDEVGAVKSARGELIKINT
- the fliI gene encoding flagellar protein export ATPase FliI codes for the protein MSIETQNEVLPRLERYIDLIGDSSPVRMIGRVSRVVGVVVESIGPALTIGDTCWIISKDESRRIRAEVVGLRGANLLLMPFGQINGISTESEVVPCREPVSVPVGNNLLGRIIDGLGNPIDEKGPVNTDIKRAIHSDPPSPLFRRRIESPIATGIRSIDGLLTCGEGQRMGIFAGSGVGKSILLGMIARNTNADVNVIALIGERGREVREFIERDLGPEGLKRSVVVVVTSDQAAILRIKGALVATTIAEYFRDQGLKVMLMMDSVTRFAMAQREIGLAVGEPPTSKGYTPSVFTLLPKLLERAGTGSVGSITGLYTVLVESDDMNEPVADAVRSILDGHIVLSRKLASMSHYPAIDVLESVSRVMGDVVSTEHRKSARDVIEILATYREAEDLVNIGAYVSGSNPGIDKALGHIEGINSFLKQDIYEKAEYENTLKSLDEVLK